A DNA window from Drosophila sechellia strain sech25 chromosome X, ASM438219v1, whole genome shotgun sequence contains the following coding sequences:
- the LOC6616057 gene encoding uncharacterized protein LOC6616057, with translation MLTGCPARMSVAVNQKGWGKKAGASVPDSTIRTQSALSEGGGSIDVRPMEHDEEINREVLNPDGDEEMEEDEEHVDEEDDDEEPDSNENSAPEEQVEPPAFSLATLGLQRVGSAPPPKPKVQKVPIPTLNARGMPARIRKKNRLFYDENIINDDKPLRMSLAPKKTPGRPPQSAGGGSSQKIPLTPSKVLKKRKGVVSRYMRSSEQGPNSASASNQPQQLGKHRKATPSKSQSLGSKLGSGGPKTGRGAHFIGKGSAAAVAAVAAAEEEANQAEAAALVNKRLGQSIGLRLRNLLKLPKAHKWAIAEWFYSYVDKPLFECRDEFMNHVNELAPRLGTRSLIRHEWMNIRRRMGRPRRCSAKFFSEERKELDRKRQLIRTLQSRKPGEFKDFVSVLSDMPEKIPMTLPLGTKVTARLRSPQDGIFAGTVAAYDSLNAMYRVTFERIGLGTHAIPDYEIVSENFHEMLPLHSFTKDFRPNLMSIYQTNNLGFTTNLGFTAHLTNNYLQKKEKVVGGAGAGSYYFKPEKHLATNNAAARNALSMKLNKSDPLLGQDSVGVSPIRQQLARHRGYSTSLLEHLVRLEKYIAVKADRIQRLDKMNATAELAMGDMISHDENGDRHRRQIADNFQRQYAFNIVTIERINAELMFELTKVQELSSSLTRNRNVQAMISPTYLREECRAKASQTVDEINKGMVKNTRMIKLLKNLTTLLIVTQNLGGDCEVREVNEVLEGCLEEVRSNLICSEHREVFQMSVQGRLEYIAMDISRRLEEKSLSRVADGDEDVKSLKSEDKIEENHVQDHKQGADEEPAADTSKMKAKGSPKQEAGKEDSEDDKKDYSSQPMDTDTEKEEKLESGGSENAGYASQQGQDEDQNAQEQHLDPEEQHLDPEEQHLDLEEQHLDLEEQHLDTEEQHLDTEEQHLDTEEQSLNPAVTEDTQITIESMKESDEEFQSAAETEEDDMVGLIMEGEEEEEFVYDKEL, from the coding sequence CTTACCGGCTGTCCAGCGAGAATGTCCGTTGCAGTAAACCAAAAAGGTTGGGGCAAGAAGGCAGGAGCTTCCGTACCCGACTCCACAATTCGTACACAGTCCGCTCTCAGCGAGGGGGGTGGGTCCATTGACGTCCGGCCGATGGAGCACGACGAGGAAATCAATCGCGAAGTCCTCAACCCCGACGGCGACGAAGAGatggaggaggatgaggagcaCGTCGACGAAGAGGACGATGACGAGGAGCCGGATAGCAACGAGAACAGCGCACCGGAGGAGCAAGTAGAGCCGCCGGCCTTCAGCCTAGCGACGCTGGGACTCCAACGCGTGGGCAGCGCACCGCCGCCCAAGCCCAAAGTCCAGAAGGTCCCAATCCCGACCCTAAACGCCCGTGGAATGCCTGCTCGGATACGGAAAAAAAATCGTCTCTTCTACGACGAGAACATCATCAACGATGACAAGCCGCTGCGCATGAGCTTGGCACCCAAGAAAACGCCCGGCAGACCGCCGCAGTCTGCCGGCGGTGGCTCTAGCCAAAAGATCCCGCTCACCCCATCGAAGGTGCTGAAGAAGCGCAAGGGAGTGGTCTCCCGCTACATGCGTTCCAGTGAGCAGGGACCCAACTCCGCTTCGGCCAGCAATCAGCCCCAGCAGTTGGGCAAGCACAGGAAGGCGACGCCATCAAAGAGCCAGTCGTTGGGCAGCAAGCTGGGCTCAGGAGGACCGAAAACAGGGCGGGGAGCCCATTTCATTGGAAAGGGTAGCGCTGCAGCGGTGGCTGCAGTAGCGGCCGCCGAGGAGGAAGCTAACCAGGCAGAGGCTGCAGCGTTGGTGAACAAGCGGTTGGGCCAGTCCATTGGCCTTCGGCTGCGCAATCTGCTGAAGTTGCCCAAAGCGCATAAGTGGGCCATAGCCGAGTGGTTCTACTCGTACGTTGACAAGCCGCTATTCGAATGCCGTGATGAGTTCATGAACCATGTGAATGAGCTGGCACCCAGGCTGGGCACACGGAGCCTCATTCGCCACGAGTGGATGAATATTAGGCGGAGGATGGGCAGGCCGCGGCGATGCTCCGCAAAATTTTTTAGCGAGGAGCGCAAGGAGTTGGACCGAAAGCGCCAGCTGATCCGGACcctacaatcgcggaagccAGGCGAGTTCAAGGACTTCGTGTCCGTGCTATCGGACATGCCTGAGAAAATACCGATGACACTGCCGCTGGGCACCAAGGTCACTGCCAGATTAAGATCTCCCCAGGACGGGATCTTTGCGGGCACAGTGGCCGCCTACGACTCACTAAACGCCATGTACCGAGTGACCTTCGAACGAATCGGCTTGGGCACACACGCCATCCCAGACTACGAGATTGTGTCGGAGAACTTTCACGAGATGCTGCCGCTGCACAGCTTCACCAAGGACTTCCGGCCGAACTTGATGAGCATCTATCAAACGAATAACCTCGGCTTCACCACCAATCTGGGCTTCACGGCCCATCTTACCAACAACTATCTGCAAAAGAAGGAAAAGGTAGTCGGCGGAGCTGGAGCGGGGTCATACTACTTCAAACCGGAGAAGCACCTGGCCACCAATAATGCGGCTGCGCGAAATGCGCTCAGCATGAAGCTAAACAAGAGTGATCCCCTGCTGGGACAGGATTCGGTGGGCGTGAGTCCCATTCGGCAGCAGTTGGCGCGACATCGCGGCTACTCCACCTCGCTGTTGGAGCATCTGGTGCGCCTGGAGAAGTACATTGCAGTTAAGGCGGATCGAATCCAGCGGCTCGACAAGATGAACGCCACCGCCGAGCTGGCCATGGGCGATATGATAAGCCATGACGAGAATGGGGATCGCCATCGCCGACAGATTGCAGACAACTTCCAGCGGCAGTATGCCTTCAACATCGTGACCATCGAGCGCATCAACGCCGAGCTCATGTTCGAGCTCACCAAGGTGCAGGAGCTGTCCTCCAGCCTGACACGCAATCGCAATGTCCAGGCCATGATCTCGCCGACATATTTGCGCGAGGAGTGCCGCGCCAAGGCGTCACAGACGGTCGACGAGATCAACAAGGGCATGGTGAAGAATACGCGGATGATAAAGCTGCTAAAGAACCTGACCACTCTGCTGATCGTGACCCAGAATCTCGGCGGCGACTGCGAAGTGAGAGAGGTTAACGAGGTGCTCGAAGGCTGCCTCGAGGAAGTGCGCAGCAATCTAATCTGCAGCGAACACCGCGAGGTGTTCCAGATGAGTGTCCAGGGACGGCTGGAGTACATAGCCATGGACATCAGCAGACGCTTGGAGGAGAAGAGCTTGAGTCGCGTGGCGGATGGCGATGAAGATGTGAAATCGCTGAAATCCGAGGACAAGATCGAAGAGAACCATGTGCAGGATCACAAGCAAGGGGCAGATGAGGAGCCCGCCGCAGATACCTCCAAGATGAAAGCGAAAGGCAGTCCAAAGCAGGAAGCAGGGAAGGAGGACAGCGAAGATGACAAGAAGGACTACAGTAGCCAGCCAATGGACACGGACACAGAGAAGGAAGAGAAACTGGAATCTGGCGGGTCGGAAAATGCAGGGTATGCGAGCCAGCAAGGACAAGACGAGGATCAGAACGCACAGGAGCAGCACCTGGACCCGGAGGAGCAGCATCTGGACCCAGAGGAGCAGCACCTGGACTTGGAGGAGCAGCACCTGGACCTGGAGGAGCAGCATCTGGACACGGAGGAGCAGCACCTGGACACGGAGGAGCAGCACCTGGACACGGAGGAGCAGTCACTCAATCCGGCTGTGACCGAGGACACGCAGATCACCATTGAGTCGATGAAGGAATCTGATGAGGAGTTTCAATCGGCCGCCGAGACCGAGGAGGACGACATGGTCGGCCTGATCATGGAAGgagaggaggaagaggagttTGTGTACGATAAGGAGCTGTAG
- the LOC6616055 gene encoding WD repeat-containing protein 7, whose protein sequence is MVSTNLVVPVVLWGPTAPTHCISSVFLSDDQFTLVTGCYDGQICLWQVEPTTLKMSPRCLLVGHSAPVLCLVRASLLPENNFLVSSSENGEMCTWDLTDGKCMEAVKLPQVHTQIQSYHTANSEDVRLFCIGYYAEIMVMDPFSLEVIYVLSSKVKPDWISAIHVLRPMRRKDDVVLAITTTGTVKVWTLTGNENKHAEPIYENESKEIRCLNAITMNCCAQNQRTVLLVCTKYWQIYDAGDFTVLCSVIAPARERWQGGDFITSDRVMLWTDEGKGYLYKLPANCIPDNKEFHSKSVVRDAPYLYYVLQHAGDKVLSCPPAMKLLQGAGGQHNLLRGDSEGYISVWNVPEVPLDNISILQAKQMPPRPLKPHVCTSLVEAWSIMDPPPVGILDQLSRITESPVKLTSSIYLPQQSRLVIGREDGSIVIVPATQTVMMQLLVGIKQNFSDWPSHQILYGHRGRVNCLLCPSMIHSRYEKSHLLSGGIDFAVCLWDLYSGTLLHRFCVHAGEITQLLVPPESCSPRILKCICSVASDHSVTLVSLQERKCVTLASRHLFPVVTIKWRPLDDFLIVGCSDGSVYVWQMETGHLDRVLHGMLAEEVLSACDEQAEDGGSGGGGGGSNGASASEMGMANPAVHFFRGLKSRNMNAIRHATQRGITQLQQLQGHNQGNFDFLMKHRSNPLVIQGLRTNPKDAESHILFFDIEGLIFELHSEEYAQMTPATLESLGVHLQNPKDGKSMHLDASKKIGDFFNKVKNKAVDVEKILKDKDKHGLVQKFKEKTEIVEKKVQAKVESLQKAVEPHEEQQDLKSKIASKMEVTHVMEVAQLLLSLLHSWGLDPHLDKMCETRLGLLRPIVPISYGVLSKAGYMSLLLPTWQNNYAIPPGIQLPSSSKKRPLPEELQRLEHLTAVFTSRLHWELSTTLTTNHILALVAMSNTLLSMSAASFLPDSEKHKKLQRLAQRTDSTLSNEEEREELMAHHISQIKHAWSLLATHHCFLLPDKIEALEPKKFKRPQVEMMVKRWQHHCIEIREAAQQILLGELTRMGKKGRKQLVESWAQYLPLYTHTEPIVGAQQQLALISQPASGGAGSGSGGNGGVGVGGSGGGAVGSGSGPGGSVPGGDAHQDEDYEEEEEEIIRKPSSLSELKRKQTTAVILLGVIGAEFGQDISQESPNHRGSISMATGANLTSGVAGGERRKSSVVEGFGIANNLARLTSMALAHLLYAPPSPKLPQYTPLRRAAIDLLGRGFTVWEPYLDVSKVLLGLLEISCEGKAVPNLNYKLPLTPQADACRTARHALRLIATARPAAFITTMAREVARYNTMQQNAQSINTPLTQSVLHKAKGEILQCVEMLIDKMQSEIAGLLVEVMDIALHCVDGNELKNRGLAELCPAICKFNQISHCAQTRRIAVGANSGNLAIYELRQNKCQMIPAHTHPITSLAFSPDGKYLVSYSCAENRLSFWQTSTGMFGLGQSQTRCTKGYSTAPIPDVSRLNPMRLAKLVWINNRTVTLMLADGSETRFNV, encoded by the coding sequence ATGGTGAGTACCAATCTGGTGGTGCCAGTGGTGCTGTGGGGTCCCACCGCGCCCACGCACTGCATCTCTAGCGTGTTCCTCTCGGACGATCAGTTTACCCTGGTCACCGGCTGCTACGATGGACAGATCTGCCTTTGGCAAGTGGAGCCCACCACCCTGAAGATGTCGCCGCGGTGCCTCTTGGTGGGCCATTCGGCGCCCGTTTTGTGCTTAGTGCGTGCCTCGCTTCTGCCGGAGAACAACTTCCTGGTCAGCTCGTCTGAGAACGGAGAGATGTGCACCTGGGATCTTACGGACGGCAAGTGCATGGAGGCAGTCAAGCTTCCCCAGGTACACACCCAAATCCAGAGCTACCACACCGCTAACAGCGAGGATGTGCGCCTCTTTTGCATTGGCTACTATGCTGAAATCATGGTCATGGATCCGTTCAGCCTAGAGGTGATCTACGTGCTCAGCTCAAAGGTCAAACCGGATTGGATATCCGCTATTCACGTACTGCGTCCCATGCGTCGCAAGGATGACGTAGTGTTGGCCATCACCACCACAGGAACCGTGAAGGTCTGGACTCTGACGGGCAACGAGAACAAACACGCGGAACCCATTTACGAGAACGAATCCAAGGAGATCCGCTGCCTGAATGCCATCACCATGAATTGCTGCGCCCAGAACCAGCGCACAGTGCTCTTAGTTTGTACCAAATACTGGCAGATCTACGATGCCGGCGACTTCACTGTACTCTGCTCCGTAATCGCTCCGGCAAGGGAACGTTGGCAGGGCGGCGACTTCATCACCTCCGACCGGGTAATGCTATGGACAGATGAGGGAAAGGGCTACTTGTACAAGCTGCCCGCAAACTGCATTCCCGACAACAAGGAGTTTCACTCGAAGAGTGTGGTCAGGGATGCACCTTACCTCTACTACGTGTTGCAACACGCCGGTGATAAGGTGCTGTCGTGCCCCCCAGCCATGAAGTTGCTTCAGGGCGCCGGTGGCCAGCACAATCTTCTGCGCGGAGACTCCGAGGGATACATCTCTGTGTGGAATGTACCGGAGGTGCCGTTAGACAATATTAGCATACTGCAGGCCAAACAGATGCCGCCGCGACCCCTCAAGCCGCACGTGTGCACTTCGTTGGTCGAGGCGTGGTCCATAATGGATCCACCACCCGTGGGCATCCTGGATCAGCTGTCCCGCATCACAGAGTCACCGGTGAAGCTCACCTCGAGCATCTATCTGCCACAGCAGAGTCGCCTGGTGATCGGACGCGAGGATGGCAGCATAGTCATAGTGCCAGCCACCCAGACAGTGATGATGCAGCTGCTGGTAGGCATCAAGCAGAACTTCAGCGATTGGCCCTCGCATCAGATCCTCTACGGTCATCGTGGAAGGGTCAATTGCCTGCTGTGCCCCTCGATGATTCACTCGAGATACGAGAAGTCGCATCTACTTTCCGGCGGCATCGATTTCGCCGTGTGTCTGTGGGATCTGTACAGCGGCACCTTGCTGCATCGGTTTTGCGTTCATGCGGGTGAGATCACACAACTGCTGGTGCCGCCAGAGAGCTGTAGTCCAAGAATCCTGAAATGTATATGTTCGGTGGCCTCGGACCATTCCGTTACGCTAGTGTCCCTTCAGGAGCGCAAGTGTGTGACCCTGGCAAGCAGACATCTATTCCCTGTGGTTACCATTAAATGGCGTCCCCTGGACGACTTTCTAATCGTAGGCTGTTCCGATGGCAGCGTGTACGTTTGGCAAATGGAAACGGGTCACCTCGATCGAGTGCTTCACGGGATGCTGGCAGAGGAAGTCCTTTCCGCTTGCGATGAACAGGCGGAGGATGGTGGCtcgggcggcggcggcggtggttcCAATGGTGCATCTGCCAGCGAGATGGGTATGGCCAATCCGGCGGTGCACTTCTTCCGTGGCCTGAAATCGCGCAACATGAATGCAATCCGTCATGCTACCCAGCGCGGGATTACGCAGCTCCAGCAACTTCAGGGTCATAACCAAGGAAACTTCGACTTCCTGATGAAGCACCGCAGCAATCCTTTGGTAATCCAGGGTCTTCGTACTAATCCAAAGGACGCGGAGAGCCACATCCTTTTCTTTGACATCGAGGGACTGATCTTTGAATTGCATAGCGAGGAATACGCACAGATGACACCAGCTACCTTGGAATCACTTGGTGTCCACCTGCAGAATCCCAAAGATGGCAAATCGATGCATTTGGATGCTAGCAAGAAGATCGGTGACTTCTTTAACAAGGTGAAGAACAAGGCCGTGGATGTGGAGAAGATCCTAAAGGACAAAGACAAACACGGGCTGGTGCAGAAGTTTAAGGAGAAAACTGAGATTGTCGAGAAGAAAGTACAGGCCAAGGTGGAGAGCCTGCAAAAGGCAGTAGAGCCGCACGAAGAGCAGCAGGACCTGAAGAGCAAAATCGCTTCCAAGATGGAGGTCACGCATGTTATGGAGGTAGCCCAGCTACTTCTTTCGCTGCTCCATTCCTGGGGCCTGGATCCACATCTAGACAAGATGTGCGAGACGCGCTTGGGCCTGCTTAGACCTATTGTTCCCATCTCATACGGAGTACTTTCCAAGGCCGGCTAtatgtcgctgctgctgcccacATGGCAGAACAACTATGCCATACCACCCGGAATCCAGCTTCCCTCCAGCTCCAAGAAGCGCCCGCTGCCAGAGGAGCTGCAGCGCTTAGAGCATCTCACGGCTGTTTTCACATCCCGTCTGCATTGGGAGCTCAGCACTACGTTGACCACTAACCATATACTCGCGCTGGTGGCCATGTCCAACACGCTGCTGTCGATGAGCGCGGCCTCCTTCCTGCCGGACAGCGAGAAGCACAAGAAGCTGCAGCGCTTGGCCCAGCGCACGGACTCCACATTGAGCAACGAGGAAGAGCGCGAGGAGCTAATGGCCCACCACATCTCTCAGATCAAGCACGCCTGGAGCCTGCTTGCTACCCACCATTGCTTCCTGTTGCCCGACAAAATTGAGGCCCTGGAGCCCAAGAAATTTAAGCGTCCACAGGTGGAAATGATGGTCAAGCGCTGGCAGCATCATTGCATAGAGATCAGGGAGGCGGCCCAGCAGATCCTTTTAGGCGAGCTTACCCGGATGGGCAAGAAGGGTCGCAAGCAGCTAGTCGAGAGCTGGGCACAATACTTGCCACTCTACACGCACACCGAGCCCATAGTGGGAGCCCAACAGCAGTTGGCCCTGATAAGCCAGCCGGCAAGCGGAGGAGCTGGCTCGGGATCGGGCGGCAATGGAGGGGTGGGCGTCGGAGGCTCCGGAGGCGGTGCTGTTGGGAGTGGTAGCGGACCAGGTGGCAGCGTTCCCGGGGGAGATGCCCACCAAGATGAAGACTACgaagaggaagaggaggagaTTATACGCAAACCATCCAGCTTGTCGGAGCTAAAGCGCAAACAAACTACGGCAGTAATCCTACTGGGTGTTATAGGAGCAGAATTTGGACAGGATATATCCCAGGAGTCGCCAAATCACCGTGGAAGTATTAGCATGGCCACGGGAGCTAATCTAACCAGTGGAGTTGCTGGAGGGGAACGCCGAAAATCCAGTGTCGTGGAGGGCTTCGGCATAGCCAATAATCTAGCCCGTCTTACTTCAATGGCCCTGGCTCACCTGCTGTACGCACCACCATCTCCCAAGCTGCCGCAATACACGCCACTGCGCCGGGCAGCCATCGATCTATTGGGTCGTGGATTCACCGTGTGGGAGCCGTACCTGGATGTGTCCAAGGTGCTCCTCGGCCTGCTGGAGATATCGTGCGAGGGCAAAGCAGTGCCAAATCTGAACTACAAACTCCCACTAACCCCGCAAGCGGATGCCTGCCGAACCGCCAGGCACGCACTGCGTTTGATAGCCACCGCTCGGCCGGCGGCGTTCATCACTACGATGGCGCGCGAGGTAGCCAGGTACAATACGATGCAGCAGAACGCGCAGTCCATCAACACGCCGCTCACCCAGTCCGTTCTGCACAAGGCCAAGGGCGAGATTCTGCAGTGCGTTGAGATGCTAATCGACAAGATGCAGTCGGAGATCGCCGGCCTCCTTGTGGAGGTGATGGACATCGCCCTGCACTGCGTGGACGGCAACGAGCTGAAGAACCGCGGCCTGGCGGAGCTGTGTCCTGCCATCTGCAAGTTTAACCAGATCTCGCACTGCGCCCAAACACGCCGCATCGCCGTGGGCGCCAATAGTGGCAACCTGGCCATCTACGAGCTGCGCCAAAACAAGTGCCAGATGATCCCGGCCCACACGCATCCGATCACCTCGCTGGCCTTCTCGCCGGACGGCAAGTACCTGGTCTCGTACTCCTGCGCAGAGAACCGCCTCTCCTTCTGGCAGACCTCAACGGGGATGTTCGGACTGGGCCAGTCGCAGACGCGCTGTACGAAGGGCTACTCCACGGCCCCCATTCCGGATGTGTCGCGCCTGAATCCGATGCGCCTGGCCAAGCTAGTGTGGATTAACAATCGCACGGTGACCCTCATGCTGGCCGACGGATCCGAGACGCGGTTCAATGTCTAA
- the LOC6616058 gene encoding translation initiation factor eIF-2B subunit epsilon: MAQFEKEIVQAVLIADNNVWNFKPLSDEGSTALLPLVNVRMLDYALMALNRSGVEEVFVYTSLYRSSIREHIRAGIATDAAWSFKMTVHVIGGEGCRCFGDAMRDLDNKALIRGNFILLGADTVTNADLRPVLEQHKRQAKFDKGTAATLVFKECANNVRTGNEVLIAVDRRNDRLHYHQRLRMHHKENRYQIPLDVFLGNSCVALHHNLLDPQIAIGSPSMLSLFNDNFDFQTRDDFVRGLLINEELLDSRIYVALLPAAQYAHKVNNWPAYQLVSRDIINRWAYPFVPDIGLYKLQQEYVFHKDNIYKSPEAQVSKVALLQNVVIEAGSHVDSGSVIGDSVIGANCRIGKNCRLTNAFLMAGVTVMDNCRLEHCVVGEEAIINEDCDVSAGCVLGAKSVLPAKTTLAKTLITRTPSRRRSEGEVVVELKSIGPEAYIVSDLTTGDPEDSEGEDLLPQQPLSIPKMGDLLAPLEEISYCSDFSEDDEDASRAVTPLPDDTNIFLGEVIDSLTRGFREKSNPDFLVLEINSSRYAYNMSLKEVNFNVVKAVFGMQSIVEPANDNVLVAINAAFKQLGPVVSNYIKSEDAMMDCLKALEDVYEENHLVRGKISQIVHYLYDKDFVSESAIQAWYEQLDEEEHADLRQSLAKLVAWLDQSSEEDDDDDEEEDDD, translated from the exons ATGGCCCAATTCGAGAAGGAGATCGTGCAGGCGGTGCTGATCGCCGACAACAATGTGTGGAACTTCAAGCCACTCTCCGACGAGGGCTCCACG GCCCTGCTGCCGCTGGTCAACGTGCGGATGCTGGACTACGCTCTCATGGCGCTAAACCGCAGCGGCGTGGAGGAGGTGTTCGTGTACACCAGCCTCTATCGCTCGAGCATCCGGGAGCACATCAG GGCCGGCATTGCCACGGACGCAGCCTGGTCATTCAAGATGACCGTCCATGTGATTGGCGGCGAGGGCTGTCGCTGCTTCGGCGATGCCATGCGTGATCTGGACAATAAGGCGCTGATCCGTGGCAACTTCATTCTGCTCGGCGCCGATACGGTGACCAATGCCGATCTGCGCCCTGTGCTGGAGCAGCACAAGCGGCAGGCCAAGTTCGACAAGGGCACGGCCGCCACGCTGGTGTTCAAGGAGTGTGCCAACAATGTGCGCACTGGCAACGAGGTGCTGATCGCCGTGGACCGTCGCAACGATCGGCTGcactaccaccagcggctgcGGATGCACCACAAGGAGAATCGCTACCAAATACCTCTGGACGTCTTTCTGGGCAACTCGTGTGTGGCGCTGCACCACAACCTCCTAGATCCGCAGATTGCCATTGGCTCGCCCTCAATGCTGTCCCTCTTCAACGACAACTTTGACTTTCAGACGCGTGATGACTTCGTCAGGGGTCTGCTGATAAACGAGGAGCTGCTGGACAGCAGGATATATGTGGCACTGCTGCCGGCAGCCCAGTACGCGCACAAGGTGAACAACTGGCCGGCCTACCAGCTGGTTAGCCGGGACATCATTAACCGCTGGGCCTACCCCTTCGTTCCGGACATTGGTCTTTACAAGCTGCAGCAGGAGTACGTCTTCCACAAGGACAATATCTACAAGAGCCCCGAGGCGCAAGTCTCAAAAGTGGCTTTGCTCCAGAACGTGGTCATCGAAGCGGGCAGTCACGTAGACAGTGGCTCAGTGATTGGTGACAGCGTGATTGGCGCCAATTGCCGGATCGGCAAGAACTGTCGACTGACCAATGCGTTCCTCATGGCCGGCGTCACCGTAATGGACAACTGCAGACTAGAGCACTGCGTGGTGGGCGAAGAAGCCATCATCAACGAGGATTGTGACGTGAGCGCGGGGTGTGTGCTCGGTGCTAAAAGCGTGCTGCCTGCCAAAACAACGCTGGCCAAGACCCTTATCACCAGGACGCCCAGCAGACGTCGTAGCGAGGGTGAGGTGGTAGTGGAGCTGAAGTCCATCGGTCCGGAAGCCTATATTGTCAGCGATTTGACGACAGGGGATCCCGAGGACTCGGAGGGCGAGGACTTGTTGCCACAGCAGCCGCTCAGCATACCCAAAATGGGAGACTTGCTGGCGCCGCTGGAAGAGATCAGTTACTGCAGCGATTTTAGCGAGGACGACGAGGATGCCTCGCGAGCGGTGACGCCACTGCCCGATGACACAAACA TTTTCCTGGGCGAAGTCATCGATTCCTTGACACGGGGTTTCCGGGAGAAGTCCAACCCTGACTTCCTTGTCCTAGAAATCAACTCCTCGCGCTATGCGTACAACATGTCCCTCAAGGAAGTCAATTTCAACGTGGTGAAGGCCGTTTTTGGAATGCAGAGCATCGTGGAACCGGCCAACGACAACGTTTTAGTGGCCATAAACGCAGCCTTTAAGCAACTGGGCCCTGTGGTATCCAACTACATTAAGAGCGAGGATGCCATGATGGATTGTCTCAAGGCGCTGGAG GATGTGTACGAGGAGAATCATCTGGTGCGGGGGAAGATCTCGCAGATCGTGCACTATCTGTACGACAAGGACTTTGTGTCCGAGAGTGCCATACAGGCGTGGTACGAGCAGTTGGACGAGGAGGAGCATGCAGACCTGCGCCAAAGCCTCGCCAAGCTCGTAGCTTGGTTGGATCAATCCAGCGAAGaagatgatgacgacgacgaggaggaggacgatgaCTAA